The Pirellulales bacterium DNA segment AGCTTGTTCCGTCGGAGTTTTGTTCAGCCGGTGGCATATACAGAACTTAATTCGGAGTGAAAATCCGGAGTTCTCGCTCGATCTTGCCACCCAGGTGTGCAGCCTGAAGAACTTTAGTGGGGACCGAGCAAGAGACTCCGGCTAGAGGTGTTCGCGCGATCAGCCAGGCGGTGGCATGAGGCGCTACTTGCCTTCTGGCGTTTGTTTTTGGTATCGCGCTTGAAGAGCAAGGTTCATTTCCAACACATTGACGATGGGTTCGCCCGCCATTCCATCCAGCGGCGCGGTACTTTTGCTCTTTAGCAGCGATTCAATTTCTTTGTGCAATTTGGCTTCGTCATTGCCCGAATCCTTCGCCCAAGCGGCGGCCACACGATCGAGCTGGAACAGGGCGTTATCGAGCGTAATATGTGGGTCCAGACCGGAGCCGGAGGTGGTTACCATATCGCCGGGAACATCTTGCAGGTCGGCGTCGGCATGATCCTGTCGCCATAGATCGAAGAAGGTCGATTGGATGTCGGAACCGTCGGTCACCAGTTGCATACTGGTTGTCGAATTGCCGTCAGCGCCTGTTTTAGTGACTGCCGACAAAAACTTGCCAGGATTTTCCTTGCTGAAGTTGTCGAAGAAAACGACCGCCAGGTCCGAAGGAGATGGACTTTGATTGTCGGGGTTATCGGCCTTAAATTTAGTGACAATGTCGGCATGGGTCTTTTCCCAGTCGAGCACATATTGTTGTTGAGGCGTGGGATTCTTTTCGTCAAACGTTGTTCCCACCCAGGCTTGAGCGACGCCGTTGTGGGTGTCGGCCCATTGAGCCACGATCGACGGATTGCCTTGGAATTTATCGTCCTTAAACCAGGCTTCGATGTCAGGCCCCACGGGCTTGCCCGTATTGGCGCCGCTTTTGTACGTGGCCAGCGGGCCAATTGCCGTGGCCACCCGATTGCGCAGAGTGTAATTGGAGGCGGCCAGCGCGGAGGAACTGGATGCCGAGGCATCGTAGGAACAAGCGGACGGTCGGGGCTGGAAGAACTCATCCTTGGTAAATGGTTGGGCA contains these protein-coding regions:
- a CDS encoding potassium-transporting ATPase subunit C; translated protein: MLKIISKSLWLLLLSVIICCVIYPAIMWAIGQAFFPFQANGSLLKSDGTPTTKASEAVGSLLIAQPFTKDEFFQPRPSACSYDASASSSSALAASNYTLRNRVATAIGPLATYKSGANTGKPVGPDIEAWFKDDKFQGNPSIVAQWADTHNGVAQAWVGTTFDEKNPTPQQQYVLDWEKTHADIVTKFKADNPDNQSPSPSDLAVVFFDNFSKENPGKFLSAVTKTGADGNSTTSMQLVTDGSDIQSTFFDLWRQDHADADLQDVPGDMVTTSGSGLDPHITLDNALFQLDRVAAAWAKDSGNDEAKLHKEIESLLKSKSTAPLDGMAGEPIVNVLEMNLALQARYQKQTPEGK